DNA from Xanthomonas hyacinthi:
CGTTCGGCGCGGTGCCCGGCGTGCCGCGATGGCGTTGCACGCGCCCGGCGAGCTGGATCAGCGAACGCATCGACGAGGGTTCGGCCACCGCCCAGTCTGCATCCCAGTCGCGGCCGACTTCGCAGACCGGGCTGGCGAGCACGATGAACAACTGTTGCTGCTCGGGACAGGCGTCCAGCGCGGCGCGGATCGCGGGCAGGCGATAGACCGCCAGGCCGTCGCCGCGACGATCGAACGCCGCGTCGAGCTGCTTTTCGATGGCGGAGCGCTGCAGCAACGGGAAGCGCGCGTGGTAGACGCACAGGTGGATGCGCGTGTCTTCCGGGGCGCCGAGCAGGAACAGCGCCTGTGCCACGTCGAACAACGGATCGATATTGGCCATGCGCACCAGGCCGAAGCTGACGTGCTTGCCGCTGACCGGATCGGCTTGCGCATGAGCGGCGTGCAGGTCTAGGCAGGCGGTGCGGACGTGCTCTGCGAATTCGGCATGCATCTGCTCGCGCTGGCGCGCCTGAAGTTGCAGCGGCAGCAGCGCGCCCCGCCGCAGCGGCTCGGCCTTCTGCAGCCGCGTGGCACGCCGGCCGACGAATTGCAGGTGCTGCTGCGCGAAGGACGCCGCGTCTGGACAGGCGGCCGTCTGCACGCCGAATTCGTCGGCCCACAGGCATGGCACCATCATCGCCGTATCCGCGTTGCCGCCGTCGGCGCCGCGGTTGCGTTGGTAGTGCATGCGCCCGGCGCGATAGGCCGCATACATTCCTTCGAGCAATGCCGGCGGTAGCGTTGCCGAGGACAGCAGCACGCGCGTGCCCAGCATTCCGGCCCAGTGCACCAGCCTGGTCAGCGCGGGTAGGTCTTCCAGAGCGTAGTCGTCCAGTTCGTCGAGGATCAAGTCGGCGCTCATCAGCCGCAGCATCGGCGCGATCTGGCGTCCGGCGCGCAGCGATTCGGTGGCCGGAACCATGTGATCCACGGTGCAGACCAGCATCGGCGCGGACAGCAGCTTGCGAATTTCCGGGTCGTGCAGCGCGCGCGACAGCAGCGGGTGGTCGGCGGTGGTACCGTCGTACAGCACGTGGCTGTCCTCCTCCAGCAGCGACTGCACAGACGCCGAACCACGGGACTCGGCTTTCTGCTGGTAGTAGTCGAACAGCGCCTGGCTGGCCGAGCCGCCTACGCGAATGGCCAGTTCGTCCTCGCGCAAGTGCAGGTCGGTCTGGTAGCTGCGGCCGGTCTGCAGGGTCAGCGCGCGCAATCCGAGCGCGTAGGTGGCGCGCAGGCCGTGTTGCGGATCGGCCAATGCATAAAGGATGCGCGCGTTGCCGAGGGTTTTGCCGCAACCGGTGGAGGCCATGTTGACGATGAACGCACCTTGCGCGCGTGCCGCTTCGCGCAGCGCGGTGGCCGCATCGGCCGCTTTGTCCTGCCAGGCGAAGCGGGGATCGGCACTGCGCTTGCGCAGGCCGCGGTGCTGGGCCAGCCGCGGCAGGTAGCGCTCGAAGCCGGGCAGGGCATGGGCGATCAGGCCGGCGCTGTGGGCCACGCCGAGCAGGTGTTCGACCAAAGACTGGTTGAGGACCGTGGTGCCGGCCTGGTTGCGTGTGGTGTTTGCCATCGGACCTGCATCTGTCTGCAGATGCGGCCTGCGTTCGGGAACGGGCTGGTCGTTCTTGTCCAGTCCCAGCCTGGAGTAGGCATGATCGGCCAGCATCAGGCTGAGTCGCGCCAGGTGCGTCACGTAGGGATTTCCCAGCCATTCGTCGTCGCGGCGCCCGCGCAGTTCGGCCAGGCGCTTCGCCAGGCGCGCGGCCTGTGCACGCCACGCCGGCGCAGCGACCGGCAAGGGGCCTGCAGGATTCCAATAGGGCTCGATCCTGGCGAGCTCGGTGGGCTGGCGGACCTCGTTCCAGTCGTGTCCGACCAGCGACAGCGGCGCTTCCAGCCACACGGGATTGAAGCTGCGGGCACGGCGCCCGAGCCAGTCCTGAGCGCCTTTCTCGTCGGCGACGGGGACCAACGGCAGGCGATGATGCGTCAGTATCAGCCAGGCGATCGCTGCAGCCAGCGGCGGCAGCTGTTCGAACGGGCGGCCGGGATTGATATCCAGGCCGTCGCGGCGGTAACGTCCGTTCGCTGTCCAGTTAAGTGTGTCGCTGTCATCCGGGTCGGATAGACGGCGTAACCAGCCCGCATCGTCGTCCTGGCCGACGAAGGCCTGGAACAGGCGCAGCGACACCCATTCGTGGCGATAGAGGTTGCGTTCCTGCAATTGCCCGCGCAGTCGCGCCTGGAAGGCAACGCTGGCCTTGCCCAGGTCGTGCAGCAATGCGGCCAGCTGCGCCAGCAGCCGGATGTCTTCCGCACGATGCCAATCGTTCTCGTCGCCGCGACGCAGCACATTGCGCGTGGTGGTGCCTGTCGGTACTGCGCCCTGCGCATTGAAACGTCCGGTATCCCCGACGATCCACAAGAGTTCGCTATGGTCCAGGCCGCGGATCCAATGGCAAGCGACGGCAGTGTTCTTGCGCGCGGTACGGCGCAGGAGCTTGCGCAGGGTATCCAGGCCGGCCTGGGTGATCGGCGTCTGCCAGGTGCGGTCGCCGCGACGCTCGGCGAACTGGTCGAGGATGCGTCGGGTCTCGGTCAGTGCGCGCTTGTCGCACTGGGACACCAGCAGGATGTTCATGCTGCACCATCGCGCTTCAGCAAGGCTGTCGCCAGCGCCACCTCCTTGAGCGTATCGATCATGAAATCCAGCGACTCGCTGCGCGCCAGCGCTTCGATGCAGTTCTGTCGAAACGCTTGTTCGTCGTCGCCGCGCATGGCCGACAGGAATGCTTGCGGCAGGATACTGGCATCCTTGACCAGGTCGGCGGCATCGAACACCAGTCCGCCGCGTCGGGTCTTGCCGTGCAGGACCGCCAGGCCATGCGGAAGTCCCAGCACCCATGTCGCAGTCGCGCCCAGGCCATAGGCGAGATAGTTGCCGTGATCGAGGAAACGATTGGCCGGATCGTTGCCAGCGCCGCGCTTGGCGCGGGTGAAATCGCCGTAGCCGACGGTGTCCACGGCCAGCTTGAACAACGCCTTGGTCAGGCGTGCTTCCTCGGTCAGCAGCGCAGTGTTGTCCTGCGCCAGTTCGATGTTCCTGGAGCTTCTGGCCAGCAACTCCTGCAGGCGAGCCGCGGGAGGGATGAAGCCGGCATCCTTGAGCGGACGCAGCAGCCATTGTTCGCCGATGCGCCGGGCACGCGCTTGCTGGAATGCCTTGGCCGCGCACAAACGCAGGTCGTCATCGAACCAGAACCTGACCCAGGCCTGCAGATATTCGGTGGGGCGGTATTCGCTCCGGGGAGAGAACCAGGCGACCTCGACGTCCATTTCGTTCGCGGTGAACAGCGGCGTACCGCCGCCACCGCAGAAGCCGACCAACACGCCGGCCTTGGCCAGCTCGCGCATCGCGGCCTGGGTTATCGACGTGCCCGTTCCGAGCAACAGCGTGGTGGTGTTCGCGATCGGGATGTTCCAGTAAAGCGAGCGCTTTCCCGCATCGGTCACATACTCGACGCGCCCGCCGTTGACCAGCACGCGGCAATGCTGGAGATAGTAGAGATTCGCCCGCTTGGAATGCAGGATCGTTTTCAGATCCGAGGCCGCCAGTTCGTCCATGTACGCTCCGTGGGGCCGGCAGCCATTGCCTATGCATCGGATCTGCAGCCCGTTCAGCCTTGGATATTAGACCAAAGTTGCCGCGATCCTGGATTCAGGCGGCGGACAATTTTTTCCCGGCTTAGAACATGGCATTGCAGCAGCTGGCCGAGCGGAGGCTGGTTTGCGATCCGCTCATCCCGGGGCCGGGAGCGGAGCTTGCCGGCCTCACCCCTCCGACCACACCGCCAACTCGTAGCTGTCGCGGTCGGCGAAATGGAAGCGGCGGCCGCCGGGGAATTCGAACCGCGGGCGGACGATGCGGCCGCCGCGGTCAGTGTGGCGTGGCCGGGTGCCAGGCGCAGGAAGCGCTGCAGGCGCAGGAAGCGCTGCAGGCGCAGGATGCGTTCCAGGGTCTTGGCGCCGTAGCCGAACGCGTTCTGGCAGCGGCGCCGCAGCGAGCGCTCGCTGATGCCCAGGCCGCGCAGCGCATTCAGATCGCTCTTTGTAGCTGCCGCATATTCTGATCGTGACTTGCTCAGGTATGGAATTCCTTTATCCTTAAGAGAGAAGGTGTAAGAACTCCCACCTTCAACAGCATAATTGAGTGCAGTACCGATTCTCATCGCGCATTCTGTGTGCGGAGCGATATGGAGGTGGTTCGGCTCAGCAACGGACGAAAGTTCGATGGAAATCCCATTGTATGGCATGGGTTTTCCACCGCTAGAAACTACATTGAAGATGTCCTCCGATAATTGGCCTTCAGAATTTGCAATTGATACTCTTTAGTCGGGATATCGAAGGGCTGATTGCCTATATTCATCAGATTCAATTCGATTTCGCCAGTTCCCGTGTCCATCCGTTGGTTCGATTGATTCGCCGGATAGCGCAGTTCAACGCTCAGTCGTCCGCCGCATAGGAGGAGTTCGCAACGAACGAGCACATGCCAAAATCAATATCATCGCCAGCTTGCTCATGGCCGAATTTCCTTTATTTGGTTGCGAAGTATTTCGTAGACATTCGCGAGTCGCTCGGCGACGCCATGTGGGGCACCGGTGCGCCGTTCAGCGCTCCGACGGCCCACTCTCGTCGTAGCCGCGCGGGGTGAACAGGTCCGGCTGGATCAGTTCGATGAAGGCGCGCGCCTGCGCCGACAGGTACTTGCCCTTGCGCACCACCACGCCGTAGCTGCGCGAAGGGAAATAGTCGCTCAGCGAGCGCGTGACCAGCTTGCCGCGGTCGGCCTCGGTGACGCAGATCGAGCTGACGATGGAGATGCCCATGCCCATCGCCACGTACTGCTTGATCACCTCCCAGCCGCCCACCTCCAGTGCCACCGTGTACGGCACCCGCGCCTGCTGGAACACCAGGTCGACCAGGCGGTAGGTCACCTGGCGCTTGGGCGGCAGGATCAGCGGATACGGCGACAGGTCGTGCAGGGTCAGCTTGGGCTTGTTCGCCAGCGGGTGCTCGCGCGGGGCGATCAGCAGTTGTTCGAAGCGGTACACCGGCGCGTAGCTGAGGTCGGCCGGCACGTCGAGCATCGAGCCCACCGCCAAGTCCACCGCATCTTCGCGCAGCAGCTCGGTGCCGTCGGCGCTGATCGCGTTGTGCAGGGTCAGGCGCACGTCCGGGTGGCGGGCGCGGAAGTTCTCCACGATCTTCGGCAGCAGATACAGGATGGTGGAGCTGTTGGCAGCGATGTTCAGTTCGCCGGCATCCAGCCCGCGCGCCTTCTCGCGGAAATCGGCTTCCAGCCGGTCCAGGCTTTCCACCAGCGGCTGCGCCATCTCGTACAGCAGCTGGCCCTCGCGGCTGGGGATCAGGCGGCGCCCGCTGCGCTCCAGCAGCACCACGCCCAGTTCGCGCTCCAGCGCCTGCAATTGCAGGGTCACCGCCGGCTGGCTGACGAACAGCGCCTCGGCCGCCCGTGAGACCGAACCCAGGCGCACCGTCTGGCAGAACGCGCGCAGTGGCTTCAGCCGGTCGGATTTGTAAGGAAAACGCGGGGTTGCGGTGCCGCGTGCGGTCATGGCGTAACAACTATAAGGTCTACTTATTTAATGCATTGATAAAACTGTATTGTCAAATACTTGTTGCGGCAGCACGGTGAAGGCCCGGAAACATCGAGGAACCCCACCATGTCCGCCGCCGCCTTCGCCGCTTCATCCCCGTCCGCCGACCGCTCCACTCCCGGCATCACCCTGACCGCCGCGCTGGCCGGCCAGGACGCCCTGCTGCCGCCGGCGGCGCTGGCATTGCTTGTGTCGCTGCACCGGGCGATCGAACCCGAGCGCCAGGCGCGGCTGGCGGCGCGCCGCCAGCGCCAGGCCTATTTCGATGACGGCGGCCTGCCGGACTTCCGCCCCGACACCCAGGCGATCCGCGCCGGCGACTGGCGCGTGGCGCCGCTGCCGGCGGCGCTGCAGGACCGCCGCGTCGAGATCACCGGCCCGACCGATCCGAAGATGGTCATCAACGCGCTGAACTCCGGCGCCAAGGTGTACATGGCCGACTTCGAGGACTCGACCGCGCCGACCTGGCGTAACCTGGTCGCCGGGCAGCGCGCGCTGGCCGAGGCGGTGGCCGGCACGCTGACCTTCAGCGCGCCACCGGCGCGCGACGGCAGCCCGGGCAAGCGCTACGCGCTCAAGCCTTACGACGAGCAGGCGGTGTTGATCGTGCGCCCGCGCGGCTGGCACCTGGACGAGAAGCACGTGCTGGTCGATGGCCAGGCGCTGGCCGGCGGCCTGTTCGACGCGGCGCTGTTCGCCTTCCACAACGGCCGCGCGCTGCTGGCCAAGGACCGCGGCCCGTACCTGTACCTGCCCAAGCTGCAGTCGATGGAAGAGGCCGCGCTGTGGGAGGCCGCGCTGTCGCACATCGAGGCGATGCTGGGCCTGCCGCAGGGCCAGATCAAGGTCACCGTGCTGATCGAGACGCTGCCGGCGGTGTTCGAGATGGACGAGATCCTGCATGCGCTGCGCGAGCGCATCGTCGGCCTGAACTGCGGCCGCTGGGACTACATCTTTTCCTACCTGAAGACCTTCCGCCGCCACCCCGACCGGGTGCTGCCCGAGCGCGGCCAGGTGACCATGACCCAGCCGTTCCTGAAGGCGTATTCGGAACTGCTGATCCGCACCTGCCACCGCCGCGGCGCGCATGCGATGGGCGGCATGGCCGCGCAGATCCCGATCGGCCACGACGCGGCGGCCAACGAGCAGGCGATGGCGCGGGTGCGCGCGGACAAACTGCGCGAGGTCATGGCCGGCCACGACGGCACCTGGGTCGCGCACCCGGCGCTGATCCCGATCGCCCGCGCCATCTTCGACGAGCACATGCGCGCGCCGAACCAGCACGACGTGCGCCGCGAGGACGTGCAGGCCGACCGCGACACGCTGATCGCGCCATCGGCCGGCACGATCACCCGCGCCGGCTTCGAGGGCAACATCGAGGTGTGCGTGCGCTACCTGGCGGCGTGGCTGGACGGCAACGGCTGCGTGCCGATCCAGCATCTGATGGAAGACGCGGCCACCGCCGAGATCAGCCGCAGCCAGCTGTGGCAGTGGCTGCACGTGGGCGGCCTGCACCTGGACGACGGCACCGCGATCGACTTCGCGCTGTTCGACGCCTGCATGCGCCAGCTGCCGGCGCGCCTGGGCGAGCGCGCGCTGCTGCCCGGCGGCAATCGCCTGGACGACGCCATTGCGCTGCTGGACACCTTGACCCGCAGCGACGAGCTGGCCGAGTTCCTGACCTTGCCGGCTTACCAGATGATCGAGTGATTGGAGCTGGGAGTGGGGAATTGGGAATGGGGAATCGTGAGAGCGATGTCCCTGCGTCCGACCTCTTCCGTGCGGCAAGGCTGCCTTCCACATTTCATCCGACACATCGCTTCACCGTTTCATCGCCGTATCCATTCCGAGGAGAACGCAAGATGAGCACCACGCTGCAGACCGCCGAACAGATTCAGCACGACTGGGACACCAATCCGCGCTGGGCCGGGATCACCCGCAACTACACCGCCGCCGACGTGGTGCGCCTGCGCGGCACCGTGCACGTGGAGCATTCGCTGGCCCGGCTCGGCGCCGAGAAGCTGTGGACCTACCTGCACGAAAAGGACTTCGTCAACGCGCTGGGCGCGCTGACCGGCAATCAGGCGATGCAGCAGGTCAAGGCCGGGCTCAACGCGATCTACCTGTCCGGCTGGCAGGTCGCCGCCGACGCCAACCTGGCCGGGCAGATGTATCCGGACCAGTCGCTGTACCCGGCCGATTCGGTGCCGGCGGTGGTCAAGCGCATCAACAACACGCTGCTGCGCGCCGACCAGCTGCACCATGCCGAAGGCAAGGACGAGATCGACTTCCTGCAGCCGATCGTGGCCGATGCCGAGGCCGGTTTCGGCGGCGTGCTCAACGCTTTCGAACTGATGAAGGCGATGATCGAGGCCGGCGCCGCCGGCGTGCACTTCGAGGACCAGCTGGCTTCGGTGAAGAAGTGCGGGCACATGGGCGGCAAGGTGCTGGTGCCGACCCGCGAGGCGATCGAGAAGCTCAACGCCGCGCGCCTGGCCGCCGACGTGCTGGGTGTGCCGACGCTGCTGGTCGCGCGCACCGACGCCGAGGCCGCCGACCTGGTGACCAGCGACATCGACCCCAACGACCGCCCGTTCACCACCGGCGAGCGCACCGTCGAGGGCTTCTTCAAGACCAACAAGGGCCTGGACCAGGCGATCAGCCGCGGCCTGGCCTACGCCCCGTACGCCGACCTGATCTGGTGCGAGACCGGCAAGCCGGACCTGGCCTTCGCGCGCCAGTTCGCCGAGGCGATCCACGCCAAGTTCCCGGGCAAGCTGCTGGCCTACAACTGCTCGCCGAGCTTCAACTGGAAGAAGCACCTGGACGATGCGACCATCGCCAGGTTCCAGCAGGAGATCGCCCGCTACGGCTACAAGTTCCAGTTCATCACCCTGGCCGGCTTCCATGCGCTGAACTACTCGATGTTCAACCTGGCGCACGGCTATGCGCGCCGGCAGATGAGCGCCTTCGTCGAGTTGCAGGAAGCCGAGTTCGCCGCCGCCGATCGCGGCTTCACCGCGGTCAAGCACCAGCGCGAGGTCGGCACCGGCTATTTCGATGCGGTCGCCCAGGCGATCCAGCAAGGTCAATCCTCCACCACCGCACTGAAGGGCTCGACGGAAGAAGAGCAGTTCCACGGCGAAAAGGCCGCCTGATTTGCAGCCAGGCGTTCATTGCCTGCCGATCCCCAAAGGGAGAGAACCCGGGTTCGCCCGGGCTTCTTTTTAGATCATTGGCTTTTTGAGGGAAGTTGACGCAGGCGTCCCAGTCAATCAGGTATGCCGGAAGCACGGGTTCAACGAAGCGTCGTACTGCCTGTGGCGCAGCACGTTCGGCGGGCGGTGTGGTCGATGGACTTCGTGTTTGATCGCGCCGCCGATGGCCGGGTGCCGAAGTGCCTGACCATCGTGGATGACGCGACCAGCGAATGTAGCGTGATCGAGGTGGAACGGGCGATCTCGGGGCAGGGCGTGGCGCAACGTCTGGCACACAGTCGTGGCCTTCCGAAGGTGATCCGCAGCGACAACGGCAAGGTATTCATCGGCAAGGCAATGGCGATATAGGCGCATGATGCGAAAGTGGATCCGCGCCTGATCGGGCCGGGCAAGCCGACGAACCAGAATGCCTACGTCGAATCGTTCAATGACCGCTTCCGCGATGAAGGTTTGGACGAGGAAATGAAATGTTTACCAGATCTGCTGTACGCCCGTGCCGTGATCGAACTCTGGCGGCGCGAGTACAATGAGGAACGAACGACCGCAGAAACGAGTGAATGGATTGACGCCTGCGGCCTATGCAAAGCGACTAGCTGCCACAGCAGGTCGAAGAGAAGGTAAAGTAATCTTGGACTCTAAACCTGCCGCTACTGAAAGTGGGAGCGTCGGCAGGGCGCCAATGAGCGAATGACGCGGCGCGTAGCCCATGCAACGGCCCGGCCGAACAAAGCCAAGGATCTCTCGACGTTGTGCGAAGAGATCGATATCAGGTCTGGGCGCTGCTTGATGGGGACTCTGCAGAAGCACGCTCTGATGAGGATGGTTTCAATGGATCCCAGATGGCTAGTCGATGGCCTGATCCAAGACCAAAGATACTCGCCGATGTCACTTTTTTTGGGACTAAATTGTTTTTCTGCGCATATTTATCTACAGCAAGCTGGAGCAGAGATGCTCCACCGGTGTTGCAATTTCCAACCTTGTCAGATGCGTGCGGCGGTAGTCGCTGAAATCTTGGAGTAGATGCCGCCAGGCGATCACGGCGCGCAGTATCAGCTATTGGGGGAAAGAGCGCGGAGGGGACTCCAGTTCCATTACTGGCCTAATAACTCGTCTTGGTAAAGCTGATGGAGGGTAAACTGCTGTTTTACTCCCATTAAGTCGATGCTGTCTACGTCAGATATTTTCTTGAGACTAACCTTGCGCCCTATGGCTTTTGGAAGGTTCTCAAACGCCCGAAGATCCCGCTCGGCTGCGGCTGGCCTCGCGACTCTGTAATCATCGGCTTTCTTCGGCCACATCTCCATCGTTGACAGTGGCAAAAGGCGATATATTGATGAAATCTCGCCATGCAGGGTTAAAGGATCGCCCGCATCGCCTCTGACTCGACAATATGCATTGTGAAAGTCTTCGCGAGTGGCAAAGGATTGGCCAGCGAGCGCCGAAAGCGCTGCTTTGACAGGCTCCGAGAAATTTCGCGCATCTTTCCGCCCCGCTTTCCCGATAAGATGACGCAGCAGCTTGTCATCCAAAATAACGGGGCCACGTTTTGGATCACCTCCGACGCCATACAAAATTGCACCGCTCTTGCGTCCTCGGTTTGGATCGCCCGCAACTACATAGCCATGCGTGGGAAGCACATACCCGCGCGTGTTCCTGTTGACGTAATGAACAGGAACTCTGCGTAACGCCTCAGCCCCGGAAAATTTGAGTGCGTGAAGTACGGTATCAAATGCCTCCCGCTCCTTGCCTTCAGGCAGCGCAGGGAATCTGCCTGGATGCCGCGCATCCACAACCCTCCCTTCTTCGTTACATTGGTAGTCGATCGAAGCCATCTTTCCGCCGGAAAAGCGCGCAGCTCGCGTCCAGCCATCACCTAAATCGAGCGTCGTAGCGTCTGGCTTACCCTTTCCATCAGCCATGAATTCGACGAACGCCCGGACACGAGACTCCGGATTTCGCATGCCCAAGAGGGATTGGATCTTGTGTCCGATTTTTGCGGCAACTCCCGACGCCTGAGTCCAATCGACACGCTTTTTCTCAGCGTGCAACTTGCTTCGCACCTGCGGATCTTCGGCTATCTGCTTGGAGGAAGATATGGACCTTCTACTATCACTTGAGAGAGCGTGTCTCGGCGCTCTACCCAGACCTGCGAGCGTAGAGTGAATAGCGCTATCGTATCGGCTGGAAGCGCCGACGGTAGCGGAACAAGATGCATGCTGGCCAAGTTCTTCACCAAGATGGTGCGGGACATCCACATTGGCCTTGTTGTGAAGATTGTGTTCTTTGATAGTGAACATTCGCCAATCCCGGAAAGAGTGAAATTTGTTTCATGACTATCTGGATCTTGCCATGTTACTAAATCCGTCGATGCAGAGGGATTCTGTCGAGCAGCCTCGCTCCGATTCCGATAGCGATTGTTCAGCGTAGCGTCGCGATCGAGTTGGCCACATGGCGCTGGGCGCGCGACAGCCGCGCCACGCGGGGGGTCATTCGCGGGTAAGGCAGGTTTTTGGCGCCGTGACGGTTCTTTTTGATTCTTCTCCCACCTAGGGCCTCTGTTAACGCTATCGGGCCAGGCCAGGCCACGCCGTGCTTGGGCGCGTAAGCGGCAAGGAAGCGCGAGGGAGCTTATGTCGATAAGCGACCGCGCGATGACGCCGTCGTGTGCGCGCCCAAGCGCGGCCATTCGGGTTGCCGTGTGCGGCGCCCAGGCGGCCGCGCGTGGCGTGGACAGGCGGCCAGCCTGCCACGGCGCCACGCACCACCACCTGAGCGGCGCACACGGCAACGTGGCCTATCCCGATAGCGTTCACGGACCCTAATGGGAAAGGCGCACGGCCGACCTTCAGAATTGGCGTTGTCTAGATAGCAAAACGGGGATCGGCCGTGGCCGCGGTGGATTGTATTGGGCAGTTGAGTAGCTGGGGGGGCATGGTGTCGCGGTTGCGTCTGGCCTGCGCGCACTGCCGACCGCGTCTGGAGCGCCTGGATTGGCTGGACCGGCATGCCCGCCTCACGCGTTGGCTGGCCGACAATGTGGCGCGGCTGTGCGCGGCGACCACCATCGTGCATGCCGCGCACTGGTTCGGGCTGGACGGGCAGACGGTGAAGCGGATCGACGTCCAGCACCTGGAGCGGACGCTGGGACCGATTGACCTGAGCGGGGTGACGGTGCGCGATGGATGAGTACGCGATCCAGAAAGGCCGCCGTCGCGCGACGCTGCTGGTCGAGCCGCAGCGCAAGCGCATGCTGTGGGTGGCCCGAGGACGTTCCCGGGCCGAGGCGCGCCCGTTCTTCGCGCTGCTGGGACCGCACGGCTGCCACCGTCTGCGTGCCGTGGCGATGGACATAAATGCCGCCTACGACTTGGAAGTGAGGCAGCACGGCCCTCCCGGACTTGGGTGAAGAACTTTTTTTGTCGCGCGGCGGCGCGATTAGCGGCGCCAATGCAGTGTCTACGTGTTGCGCCAGGCTTGTGCGCCGCATTGTTGCGTGACGGCGGCGGTAGCGATCGATTCCAGGTCTTTTGCGGTCTCTGCTGGATGCGAGATCGGCGGCGACCGCACTGTGGGCGCGCTGTTCAGGTGCTATGCTCCGTCCAAGATGGCGGGCCACGCCAGGAGCAGTAGGGGGTTGGATGAGCTGCGACAGCGCCGCGTCCAATGCACGCGAGACAATTTCGACGGTTGCTGTGGTCGCCCCTAAGCCGAGCGAGCTGGCGGTGCTGACCGCGGCGGAGCTGCGCCTGTTCTCAGAGTTCGGCCGTTCGCGCACGGTGCGTGCCGGCGACGTGCTGTTCCGGCGCGGCGACGGCGGCAGCGCCATGTTCGTGATCGGCAGCGGTGTGATCGACCTGGATTTCGGCGAGGACCTGGTGGTCAAGCATCTCGGACATGGCGAGTTTTTCGGCGAACTGGGGCTGTTGATCGGCAGCCACATGCGCAGCGCCGATGCGATCGCCGCCAGCGACGGCGTGCTGGTCGAACTGGACCACGACGATTTCCAGCGCCTGGTGGAGCGCGACCCGGGCCTGGTCGCCTACTTCCTGCGCCGCACCATCATGCGCGTGGTGATGAACGAGCAAACCCTGATCCGCCAGCTGCGCCGCCGCAACCACGACCTGGAAGCGGCGTTGGACAATCTCTACGCCACCACCCACCAGCTCACCCAGACCGAAGAGCTGGTGCGCACCGATGAACTGACCGGCCTGCACAACCGTCGCGGCCTGATCCTGCGCCTGCAGGAGTGCCGACGCGATGGCCGCTCGCCCGGGCCGGGCCTGCTGCTGATCGACTGCGACCGCTTCAAGCACATCAACGACGAGCACGGCCACCTGGTCGGCGACCGCGTGTTGCAGAACGTCGCCAACATCCTGCGTTCCGTCGCCGGCCAGGACGACATCGCCTGCCGCCTAGGCGGCGACGAATTCTGCCTGCTGGTGTCCACCGGCAACGTGCAAGACCTGCGCCGCATCGGCGAGTTCGTGATCGCCACCGTGCAGAACCTGCTTGGCGTGCCGCATCCCTCGCCGCATATCTGCCCGGTCAGCATCGGCATCAGCCGGGTCGACCCGCAATCCGACTGGAACGACTGGTACGCCAACGCCGACGCCGCGCTATACGAGGCCAAGCGCCTCGGCGGCAACCGGCTGTACTGGCACGACCTCGCCTCCGCATCCCAATGACCGTGCGCGCGCCCTCGAGCTGCCCATGAACGACGCTCACCCGCCGCAGCCCGAGGTCCCGCAGCTCCGCACCCTGCTGCTGACCGACCTGTGCGATTCGATGGCGCT
Protein-coding regions in this window:
- the aceB gene encoding malate synthase A, whose product is MSAAAFAASSPSADRSTPGITLTAALAGQDALLPPAALALLVSLHRAIEPERQARLAARRQRQAYFDDGGLPDFRPDTQAIRAGDWRVAPLPAALQDRRVEITGPTDPKMVINALNSGAKVYMADFEDSTAPTWRNLVAGQRALAEAVAGTLTFSAPPARDGSPGKRYALKPYDEQAVLIVRPRGWHLDEKHVLVDGQALAGGLFDAALFAFHNGRALLAKDRGPYLYLPKLQSMEEAALWEAALSHIEAMLGLPQGQIKVTVLIETLPAVFEMDEILHALRERIVGLNCGRWDYIFSYLKTFRRHPDRVLPERGQVTMTQPFLKAYSELLIRTCHRRGAHAMGGMAAQIPIGHDAAANEQAMARVRADKLREVMAGHDGTWVAHPALIPIARAIFDEHMRAPNQHDVRREDVQADRDTLIAPSAGTITRAGFEGNIEVCVRYLAAWLDGNGCVPIQHLMEDAATAEISRSQLWQWLHVGGLHLDDGTAIDFALFDACMRQLPARLGERALLPGGNRLDDAIALLDTLTRSDELAEFLTLPAYQMIE
- the aceA gene encoding isocitrate lyase, translated to MSTTLQTAEQIQHDWDTNPRWAGITRNYTAADVVRLRGTVHVEHSLARLGAEKLWTYLHEKDFVNALGALTGNQAMQQVKAGLNAIYLSGWQVAADANLAGQMYPDQSLYPADSVPAVVKRINNTLLRADQLHHAEGKDEIDFLQPIVADAEAGFGGVLNAFELMKAMIEAGAAGVHFEDQLASVKKCGHMGGKVLVPTREAIEKLNAARLAADVLGVPTLLVARTDAEAADLVTSDIDPNDRPFTTGERTVEGFFKTNKGLDQAISRGLAYAPYADLIWCETGKPDLAFARQFAEAIHAKFPGKLLAYNCSPSFNWKKHLDDATIARFQQEIARYGYKFQFITLAGFHALNYSMFNLAHGYARRQMSAFVELQEAEFAAADRGFTAVKHQREVGTGYFDAVAQAIQQGQSSTTALKGSTEEEQFHGEKAA
- a CDS encoding transposase, translating into MREVDAGVPVNQVCRKHGFNEASYCLWRSTFGGRCGRWTSCLIAPPMAGCRSA
- a CDS encoding type III effector; the protein is MFTIKEHNLHNKANVDVPHHLGEELGQHASCSATVGASSRYDSAIHSTLAGLGRAPRHALSSDSRRSISSSKQIAEDPQVRSKLHAEKKRVDWTQASGVAAKIGHKIQSLLGMRNPESRVRAFVEFMADGKGKPDATTLDLGDGWTRAARFSGGKMASIDYQCNEEGRVVDARHPGRFPALPEGKEREAFDTVLHALKFSGAEALRRVPVHYVNRNTRGYVLPTHGYVVAGDPNRGRKSGAILYGVGGDPKRGPVILDDKLLRHLIGKAGRKDARNFSEPVKAALSALAGQSFATREDFHNAYCRVRGDAGDPLTLHGEISSIYRLLPLSTMEMWPKKADDYRVARPAAAERDLRAFENLPKAIGRKVSLKKISDVDSIDLMGVKQQFTLHQLYQDELLGQ
- a CDS encoding helix-turn-helix domain-containing protein, with the translated sequence MVSRLRLACAHCRPRLERLDWLDRHARLTRWLADNVARLCAATTIVHAAHWFGLDGQTVKRIDVQHLERTLGPIDLSGVTVRDG
- a CDS encoding transposase, producing the protein MDEYAIQKGRRRATLLVEPQRKRMLWVARGRSRAEARPFFALLGPHGCHRLRAVAMDINAAYDLEVRQHGPPGLG
- a CDS encoding GGDEF domain-containing protein, whose translation is MSCDSAASNARETISTVAVVAPKPSELAVLTAAELRLFSEFGRSRTVRAGDVLFRRGDGGSAMFVIGSGVIDLDFGEDLVVKHLGHGEFFGELGLLIGSHMRSADAIAASDGVLVELDHDDFQRLVERDPGLVAYFLRRTIMRVVMNEQTLIRQLRRRNHDLEAALDNLYATTHQLTQTEELVRTDELTGLHNRRGLILRLQECRRDGRSPGPGLLLIDCDRFKHINDEHGHLVGDRVLQNVANILRSVAGQDDIACRLGGDEFCLLVSTGNVQDLRRIGEFVIATVQNLLGVPHPSPHICPVSIGISRVDPQSDWNDWYANADAALYEAKRLGGNRLYWHDLASASQ